One window of Scheffersomyces stipitis CBS 6054 chromosome 1, whole genome shotgun sequence genomic DNA carries:
- the RPC40 gene encoding RNA polymerase III (C) subunit — MSDNNIVGVEYNRVTNTSSTDFPGHQANGDYAWDIEKFKDKFEINISYKTDRTANFDLINIDTAIANAFRRIMISEVPSVAAEAVYMFMNTSVIQDEVLAHRIGLIPLRVDPDKMNWVDKTQSPEDRYTEDNTIVLTLDVVCTKNPHAPKNSTNPKELYRNAHVYARDLKFEPHGKQAELFKDLPVVAADPDILIAKLRPGQEISLRAHCILGVGCDHAKFSPVSTASYRLMPVIDIVEPIRGDSAVRFQKCFPSGVIGINADGEAYVKDARKDTVSREVLRHEEFDGKVKLGRKRDHFIFNVESTGAMAPEEIFFKSLLVLKNKVEYLRNCPIGQ; from the coding sequence ATGTCAGACAACAACATCGTCGGGGTGGAGTACAACCGTGTAACCAACACATCGTCGACCGATTTCCCCGGCCATCAGGCCAACGGCGACTATGCATGGGacattgaaaagttcaaggACAAGTTTGAAATCAATATCTCTTACAAGACAGACAGAACCGCCAACTTCGACTTGATTAACATTGACACTGCCATAGCCAATGCGTTCCGTAGAATCATGATTTCCGAAGTTCCTTCGGTTGCTGCCGAGGCTGTGTACATGTTCATGAATACCTCTGTTATCCAGGATGAGGTTTTGGCTCACAGAATTGGGTTGATTCCTCTCAGAGTCGATCCTGATAAAATGAACTGGGTAGACAAGACACAGCTGCCTGAAGATCGTTATACCGAGGACAACACCATTGTGTTGACTTTGGATGTAGTTTGTACAAAAAATCCTCATGCTCCCAAGAACTCCACCAACCCCAAGGAGCTCTACAGAAATGCCCATGTGTACGCCAGAGACTTGAAATTCGAGCCTCATGGTAAACAAGCAGAGCTTTTCAAGGATTTGCCAGTTGTTGCTGCCGATCCAGACATCTTGATTGCCAAGTTGAGACCTGGCCAGGAGATCTCCTTGAGAGCACACTGTATCTTGGGAGTTGGCTGTGACCACGCCAAGTTTTCTCCTGTGTCTACAGCTTCGTATAGATTGATGCCTGTAATTGACATTGTTGAGCCAATCAGAGGCGACTCAGCTGTCAGATTCCAGAAATGCTTCCCATCCGGTGTCATAGGCATCAATGCTGACGGTGAAGCCTACGTGAAGGACGCCAGAAAGGACACTGTTTCGAGAGAAGTGTTGAGACATGAAGAATTCGATGGAAAGGTCAAGTTGGGCAGAAAGAGAGAccatttcatcttcaacgTAGAGTCGACTGGTGCCATGGCTCCAGAagagatcttcttcaaatcgttgttggtgttgaagaacaaggtTGAATACTTGAGAAACTGTCCTATTGGCCAGTAA
- the YOD2 gene encoding aminotransferase (Adenosylmethionine-8-amino-7-oxononanoate aminotransferase (7,8-diamino-pelargonic acid aminotransferase) (DAPA aminotransferase)): MPENKIWSDEELLSSGLLHRSLKVAPHMVKNATGSYIHLQDGRSILDACGGAAVISVGHGNTEVVDAMTEQLREVAYIHTSDFTTSASERLANVLLQNYRDKISKVYFVNSGSEANEAAIKMAIQYFYEQGKKNKTQFISRKQSYHGNCLGGMSLSGHIARRQPFEGIIGSNFHQVSPAYEYRYKNSYESTESYVEELAKELEDKIVELGPDNVACFFAETIVGATTGCVTAPAGYFKKIKAVCEKYDVLLVLDEIMCGSGRTGSFFAWEDEGIVPDITTAGKALSGGYCPLSAVYLNHKVVDTLASGSAAFNCGHTYQGFALSSAAGLAVREIIDRDNLLQNVRVMGTHLEKSLKQALLSSNIVGDIRGRGLFWGIEFVADKATKKPFIPSARVGYEIQKRIFARNLAVYPGFGTFDGLSGDHILIAPTFNVTEAQIDVIVQTTAEVILLFEKQFHSDQI; the protein is encoded by the coding sequence ATGCCCGAGAATAAGATCTGGTCCGATGAAGAACTATTGAGCTCTGGGCTTCTACATCGCTCGTTGAAAGTTGCACCTCACATGGTGAAAAATGCTACTGGCTCCTACATCCATCTACAAGATGGAAGAAGTATTCTAGATGCCTGTGGAGGAGCAGCAGTAATTTCTGTTGGTCACGGTAACACCGAGGTGGTAGATGCTATGACAGAGCAATTAAGGGAGGTAGCCTACATTCATACATCAGATTTTACTACCAGTGCCTCGGAAAGACTAGCCAatgttcttctccaaaacTACAGAGACAAGATCAGCAAAGTGTACTTCGTCAATTCCGGCAGCGAGGCAAATGAGGCTGCCATCAAGATGGCGATTCAGTACTTTTACGAacaaggaaagaagaataagaCCCAGTTCATCTCACGTAAGCAATCTTACCACGGCAACTGTTTGGGAGGAATGTCTCTATCTGGACACATAGCTAGACGACAGCCCTTCGAAGGTATCATTGGCTCGAACTTCCACCAGGTCAGTCCAGCATATGAATACCGTTACAAGAACCTGTACGAATCCACAGAATCGTACGTAGAAGAGTTAGCCAAAGAGCTCGAAGACAAAATCGTAGAGCTTGGTCCAGACAACGTCGCTTGTTTCTTTGCAGAGACAATTGTAGGTGCCACTACTGGCTGCGTAACAGCTCCCGCAGGatatttcaagaagatcaaggCTGTATGTGAAAAGTACgatgttcttcttgttcttgacgaaATAATGTGTGGTTCCGGCAGAACAGGCTCTTTTTTTGCCTGGGAAGATGAAGGGATAGTTCCGGATATCACCACTGCTGGTAAGGCTCTTTCAGGAGGCTACTGTCCACTTTCAGCTGTCTACTTGAACCACAAAGTAGTTGATACACTAGCTAGTGGAAGTGCAGCTTTCAACTGCGGACACACCTATCAGGGCTTTGCCTTGTCCAGTGCCGCAGGTCTTGCCGTTAGAGAAATCATTGACAGAGATAACCTTCTCCAAAACGTTAGAGTAATGGGAACACATCTTGAAAAGTCTCTTAAACAGGCACTACTTCTGAGCAACATTGTTGGAGATATCCGTGGAAGAGGCTTGTTCTGGGGTATCGAGTTTGTCGCCGATAAGGCCACCAAAAAGCCATTCATTCCATCTGCCAGAGTAGGCTACGAGATCCAGAAGCGAATCTTTGCGCGCAATCTAGCAGTGTACCCCGGATTTGGCACTTTTGACGGGCTTTCGGGTGACCATATTCTAATAGCGCCGACGTTCAACGTGACAGAAGCCCAGATAGATGTTATAGTCCAAACTACAGCTGAAgtcattcttctcttcGAGAAGCAGTTTCACAGCGACCAGATCTGA
- a CDS encoding nucleolar protein UTP22, translating to MAKRRLSEDGVEARAETGDIEENDFTQFEENENGSREVDSEEEDDDDEDEEDEDEQVVDAAKTHTGRPTKKQKKQLSAQDIQVARETAELFKSNIFKLQIDELIKEVRIKDAHVAKIEKVLHRLHDLIAKVPTVENLTLQQAEHQFNSKKVVIPFPDPKPTKLNYTFSYLPPEEVSLVGSFGLKTGIYQSQGSSIDVALTMPKELFQAKDYLNYRALYKRAFYLAHLAEHLVPLTKKNNLPVKISYHYLNDDVLCPVLRIESIKTENPDDLSFHKTKFTINLIVAFPFGVFDSKKLLPDKNSIRVQSDADELPPTPFYNSSIISMSAYGYYLKYLYTNKKSTEAFKDACKMGRLWLQQRGFGSSINKGGFGHFEFAILMSALLSGGGLSGNKTLLHGFSSYQLFKGLIKYLATMDLNSGYLSFSSLIGENISAKYKPEGFDVPTIYDKNSKLNILWKMTQSSYRELQFQANETLNLLNDVVKDRFDAILLQKSDFDQMRFDMVLNLSVPDELYDSFGPLEKISFVTYESYLKNKLYKILKNALGERATLIHIRNEKSSNIYPIHKRKPTNINNNYIIGIQLNADECDKLVTKGPNNDEQELGAKFRSFWGSRASLRRFKDGTIQHCVVWTSQGNEPIVLSIMKYALDLHLHPDISQHVISESARIANKLPTPLLPSASNQVTTSLASFTNLRSAFENFNKILTNLDLPLGLKSLLPASAALRFSSLLQPVPFATSNPDFWNELILQFETSTRWPDEISALEKTKTAFLLKISEILNSETTYKSFITKDSTVTFNEDITLLNVLTPEGYGFRLRVLTERDEVLYLRAVANADKQKALVQDVYLKFNRTYLGAVKHTRTVSQLAHHFQYYSATVRLFKLWLDSQLLLYHFSDELVELIALKPFVDPAPYSVPHSVENGLLQILHFLANWNWKENSLILDLVKSNIASDEEPNLKLSDRLSIQSYRIIEQNFDKIRKSDPSGIKSQYFIGSKDDPSGILWSNELTLPIATRLTALSRAAIQLVKTEGLSDKNLDLLFTPALKDYDFVIKVKSANITASSGILPANTFKNLITPLTSFPDDITTQYDLIQAYVAELNDKFGNVIIFSTRKFTGLSDDSTNVITGIFVPTALSKKKFGVNLGIDSKPVEESSTEVVINREGLFNQITLLGGELVQSIKIRK from the coding sequence ATGGCCAAGAGAAGATTGAGCGAAGACGGCGTGGAAGCACGTGCAGAAACTGGCGATATCGAAGAAAATGACTTTAcacaatttgaagaaaacgaaaatggAAGTAGAGAAGTGGACtcggaagaagaagatgatgatgacgaagacgaagaagatgaagacgagCAAGTGGTAGATGCTGCAAAAACTCATACCGGACGTCCTACgaaaaagcaaaagaaaCAGCTTTCAGCACAAGATATTCAAGTGGCACGAGAAACAGcagaattgttcaagtccaacatcttcaagttgcaGATCGacgagttgatcaaagaaGTTCGTATTAAGGATGCCCATGTAGCCAAGATAGAAAAAGTTTTGCATCGCTTGCATGATTTGATAGCCAAAGTGCCCACTGTAGAAAACTTGACATTGCAACAGGCTGAGCATCAGTTCAATTCTAAGAAGGTAGTGATTCCGTTTCCAGATCCTAAACCTACGAAACTTAATTATACGTTTTCGTATTTGCCTCCTGAAGAAGTGTCTTTAGTAGGCTCTTTTGGCTTGAAAACTGGCATCTACCAATCACAGGGTCTGTCTATCGATGTAGCCTTGACAATGCCCAAGGAATTGTTCCAGGCTAAGGATTATCTTAACTATAGAGCTCTTTACAAAAGAGCCTTTTATTTGGCACATTTGGCCGAGCACTTGGTTCCcttgacgaagaagaacaatttGCCTGTAAAGATCTCATACCACTACTTAAACGACGATGTATTGTGTCCCGTTTTAAGAATCGAAAGCATCAAGACCGAGAACCCGGACGATTTATCGTTTCACAAGACTAAATTCACCATCAATTTGATCGTCGCTTTTCCATTCGGCGTATTTgactccaagaagttgcttCCCGACAAAAACAGTATCCGAGTTCAAAGCGATGCTGACGAATTGCCTCCTACTCCTTTCTACAACTCCTCTATAATCTCGATGTCTGCTTATGGATACTATTTAAAGTATTTAtacaccaacaagaagtctACTGAAGCATTCAAAGACGCTTGTAAAATGGGCAGATTATGGTTACAACAAAGAGGATTTGGGTCTTCCATCAATAAGGGTGGATTCGGCCATTTCGAATTCGCCATTTTGATGAGTGCCTTGTTAAGTGGTGGAGGCTTAAGTGGGAATAAGACGTTGTTGCACGGTTTCTCGTCGTACCAATTGTTTAAGGGATTGATCAAATACTTGGCAACTATGGACTTGAACTCCGGTTACCTTTCCTTCTCCAGTTTGATTGGGGAAAACATCAGTGCCAAGTACAAGCCAGAAGGATTTGATGTACCTACGATCTACGACAAAAActccaagttgaatattTTGTGGAAAATGACCCAGTCTTCATACAGagaattgcaatttcaGGCCAACGAAacattgaacttgttgaacgacGTTGTCAAAGACAGATTTGATGCTATTTTGCTCCAAAAGTCTGACTTTGACCAAATGAGATTTGACATGGTATTGAACTTGTCTGTTCCAGACGAGTTATACGACTCATTTGGACCCTTGGAAAAGATTTCCTTCGTCACATACGAAAGctatttgaagaacaagttgtatAAGATACTAAAGAATGCCCTCGGAGAAAGGGCCACTCTCATCCACATCAGAAACGAGAAGTCAAGCAATATCTATCCAATTCACAAGAGAAAACCAACCAACATTAACAACAACTACATTATTGGCATTCAGTTGAATGCTGATGAATGTGACAAATTGGTAACCAAGGGCCCTAACAATGACGAACAGGAGCTAGGAGCCAAGTTCAGGTCTTTCTGGGGATCCAGGGCCTCGTTGAGAAGATTCAAAGACGGCACTATCCAGCACTGTGTAGTATGGACTTCTCAAGGCAACGAACCTATAGTTCTTTCCATCATGAAATATGCTCTTGATTTGCATTTGCACCCAGATATCTCTCAACACGTGATTTCTGAAAGTGCCAGAATTGCAAACAAGTTGCCTACGCCATTATTACCATCTGCATCTAACCAGGTGACGACCTCCTTGGCCAGTTTCACCAACCTCAGAAGTGCTTTCGAGAACTTCAATAAAATCCTCACTAACTTGGACTTGCCCTTGGGActcaagtcgttgttgcCCGCTTCTGCTGCTTTACGATTCTCATCATTATTGCAACCAGTTCCTTTTGCAACTTCTAATCCAGACTTCTGGAACGAACTAATCTTGCAATTTGAAACGTCTACCAGATGGCCCGACGAAATCAGTGCCTTGGAAAAGACAAAGACAGcatttttgttgaagataaGCGAAATTTTGAACAGCGAAACAACCTACAAGTCGTTTATCACCAAGGATAGTACGGTTACCTTCAATGAAGACATCACTTTGTTGAATGTTCTAACTCCAGAAGGTTATGGTTTCAGGTTAAGAGTCTTGACAGAAAGAGACGAAGTCTTATATCTCCGTGCTGTAGCCAATGCAGACAAACAGAAGGCTTTGGTACAGGATGTatacttgaagttcaatcGTACATATTTAGGAGCTGTGAAGCATACCCGTACAGTTTCTCAATTGGCCCATCACTTCCAGTACTACTCTGCAACTGTCAGGTTGTTTAAATTGTGGTTAGATTCgcaattgttgttgtacCATTTTTCAGACGAGTTGGTAGAATTGATAGCGCTCAAACCATTTGTGGACCCAGCTCCATACTCGGTACCTCATTCTGTAGAAAACGGTCTCTTACAAATCTTGCATTTCCTCGCAAACTGGAACTGGAAGGAAAACTCAttgatcttggacttggtTAAGAGCAACATTGCTTCCGATGAAGAGCCCAATCTCAAGTTGAGCGATCGTTTATCCATCCAATCCTATCGAATCATAGAGCAGAACTTCGACAAGATAAGAAAGAGCGATCCTTCTGGTATCAAATCGCAATACTTCATTGGATCAAAAGATGACCCATCAGGAATCTTGTGGTCTAACGAGTTAACTTTACCGATTGCAACAAGGTTGACAGCATTGTCACGTGCTGCTATTCAATTGGTCAAGACAGAAGGATTGTCAGACAAGAACCTCGATCTACTTTTCACTCCAGCATTAAAGGATTACGACTTTGTCATCAAAGTCAAATCCGCCAACATAACTGCATCTTCAGGTATTCTTCCTGCTAATacgttcaagaacttgatcacTCCCTTGACATCCTTCCCAGACGATATCACTACTCAATACGACTTGATCCAAGCATATGTCGCTGAATTGAACGACAAGTTTGGCAATGTCATCATTTTCTCAACCAGAAAGTTCACCGGCTTGAGTGACGACAGCACTAACGTTATCACAGGAATCTTCGTTCCTACAGcattgtccaagaagaagtttggtGTCAACTTGGGAATCGATCTGAAGCCAGTAGAGGAAAGCTCTACCGAAGTTGTTATTAATAGAGAAGGGCTTTTCAATCAAATCACTTTGCTTGGAGGCGAATTGGTACAGTCGATAAAGATTAGAAAGTAG
- a CDS encoding predicted protein — MSQINIESQLRYFQDQKYPTVEQTVSNNASVLYKRKKFFLEDLRQTVQYLGFILLAIVYLRDLSMVQLGMRAFSQFSISNPFPTAHNILLSDENKRAISKFLLVGIIMGNGLCIIIHILFGRYSKSPYPDGYLYGGLTVQFIGERIPYSTWELLALDVLVLGVQLVFHSLMCETRDSEVLESKKLEVNFSDGETIDKAYIESDGYNGNVYLLTIDFLKTSRKVLSYVDVLNTNMGQAPVVPPPGAYPEE, encoded by the coding sequence ATGAGCCAGATCAACATCGAATCCCAGCTACGATATTTCCAAGACCAGAAGTACCCAACTGTAGAACAGACGGTCAGCAACAACGCCTCAGTTCTCTATAAACGaaagaagttctttctcGAAGATTTACGCCAGACAGTACAGTATCTTGGATTTATCCTATTGGCGATTGTCTATTTAAGAGATTTATCGATGGTTCAATTAGGTATGAGAGCATTCTCCcagttttccatttctaaTCCGTTTCCTACAGCACACAACATTTTACTTTCAGACGAAAACAAACGGGCCATATCCAAATTTTTGCTTGTTGGAATTATTATGGGGAATGGCCTTTGTATTATAATCCATATATTGTTTGGAAGGTATTCAAAAAGTCCGTATCCTGACGGATATTTGTATGGTGGGCTCACAGTTCAATTTATAGGTGAAAGAATACCATATTCGACATGGGAGCTACTTGCTCTTGATGTACTCGTACTTGGTGTTCAATTGGTGTTCCACAGTCTAATGTGTGAAACCAGAGATTCCGAAGTGCTCGAgctgaagaaacttgaagtcaaCTTCTCAGATGGAGAAACCATAGATAAAGCTTATATAGAGAGCGATGGCTACAACGGCAATGTCTACTTGTTGACTATAGACTTTCTCAAGACTTCTAGAAAGGTTCTCAGCTATGTGGATGTACTAAACACGAATATGGGGCAGGCCCCAGTGGTCCCACCTCCAGGGGCGTATCCAGAGGAATAG